A stretch of the Comamonas testosteroni TK102 genome encodes the following:
- a CDS encoding DUF4287 domain-containing protein: MTTEPKIKGPASYFPSIEKTYGQPVTHWIKILEGLHDKKHMEQVTYLKVEHGIGHGHANALVAYHRAQSGAQ; encoded by the coding sequence ATGACAACTGAACCGAAGATCAAAGGCCCGGCCTCCTACTTTCCCTCCATCGAGAAAACCTACGGCCAGCCGGTCACGCACTGGATCAAGATTCTCGAAGGCCTGCACGACAAGAAACATATGGAGCAGGTCACGTATCTCAAGGTCGAGCATGGCATCGGCCATGGACATGCGAACGCGCTGGTCGCATACCATCGGGCGCAATCCGGGGCCCAGTGA
- a CDS encoding isocitrate lyase/PEP mutase family protein has product MNPKQQLKALADARRGVIVPGAFNAMSARLIADLGFEAIYVTGAGVTNMWFGMPDQGFMGLSDIADHTARIRDAVEVPLLVDADTGFGNAVNTYHTVRTLERAGADCIQLEDQVSPKRCGHFNGKAVIETSEMLGKIRAAVDARRDSGTLIMARTDAAAVHGFEAAIERAQQFQEAGADILFVEAVTQAEEVRALPLRLQAPQLMNMVIGGKTPIFNADELGELGYGFVLYANAALQGAVAGMQKCLTLLRDDHKVDEDPAIVAPFLERQRLVSKDFWDGLEQKYQ; this is encoded by the coding sequence ATGAACCCGAAACAACAACTCAAGGCCCTGGCCGATGCCCGCCGCGGCGTCATCGTGCCCGGAGCCTTCAACGCCATGTCGGCGCGGCTGATCGCCGACCTGGGCTTTGAAGCCATCTATGTGACCGGTGCCGGCGTGACCAATATGTGGTTCGGCATGCCCGACCAGGGTTTTATGGGTCTCAGCGATATCGCCGACCATACGGCCCGCATCCGCGACGCCGTGGAGGTGCCGCTGCTGGTCGATGCCGACACCGGCTTTGGCAACGCCGTCAATACCTACCATACCGTGCGCACGCTGGAGCGTGCCGGTGCCGACTGCATTCAGCTCGAAGACCAGGTCAGCCCCAAGCGCTGCGGCCACTTCAATGGCAAGGCCGTGATCGAAACCAGCGAAATGCTGGGCAAGATCCGCGCCGCCGTCGATGCGCGCCGCGATAGCGGCACCCTCATCATGGCCCGTACCGACGCTGCAGCCGTCCATGGTTTTGAGGCCGCCATCGAACGCGCCCAGCAGTTCCAGGAAGCCGGCGCCGACATCCTGTTTGTCGAGGCGGTCACCCAGGCCGAAGAAGTGCGCGCCCTGCCGCTGCGTCTGCAAGCCCCGCAGCTCATGAATATGGTCATCGGCGGCAAGACCCCCATCTTCAACGCCGACGAACTGGGCGAGCTGGGCTATGGCTTTGTGCTCTACGCCAACGCCGCACTGCAAGGCGCCGTGGCCGGCATGCAAAAGTGCCTGACGCTGCTGCGTGACGATCACAAGGTTGATGAGGACCCTGCCATCGTTGCTCCGTTTCTTGAGCGCCAGCGCCTGGTGAGCAAGGACTTCTGGGATGGGCTGGAGCAGAAGTACCAGTAA
- a CDS encoding D-Ala-D-Ala carboxypeptidase family metallohydrolase → MKLTEHFTLAELVASSSARKLGVDNTPTADALQQLHRTAQMLERVRSFLGGKAVIVTSGYRNRQVNAAVGGVTSSDHAQGMAADVKVPTYGTPYEVAKALAPQISALGIGQIIYESVGGAQWVHLSTRIPLQAVNRVITVHGKATLVGIQSV, encoded by the coding sequence ATGAAGTTGACAGAACATTTCACCTTGGCCGAGCTGGTGGCCAGCAGCTCGGCGCGCAAGCTCGGGGTGGACAACACCCCAACCGCGGATGCACTGCAGCAGCTGCATCGCACCGCCCAGATGCTGGAGCGCGTGCGCAGCTTTCTCGGTGGCAAGGCGGTCATCGTCACCAGTGGCTATCGCAATCGCCAAGTGAATGCCGCTGTGGGCGGTGTGACATCGAGCGACCACGCGCAGGGCATGGCGGCGGATGTGAAGGTTCCCACATACGGAACGCCCTATGAGGTGGCCAAGGCTCTGGCGCCGCAGATCTCTGCGCTGGGCATCGGCCAGATCATCTATGAAAGCGTGGGCGGCGCTCAGTGGGTGCATCTCTCTACGCGCATTCCGCTGCAGGCGGTCAATCGCGTGATAACGGTCCACGGCAAAGCCACTTTGGTGGGGATTCAGTCGGTATGA
- a CDS encoding TetR/AcrR family transcriptional regulator codes for MIEATRAKLISAARSAFAEHGYAQAAMDELTAQAGLTRGALYHHFGGKPGLLAAVVAQMDEEMDQRLELVLRGHADPWEGFLAYCRAYLAMAQEAEIRRIVLQDARSVLTGTDQGQQHQQCIAFIAGFLQQLIDEGIIVNASAAALARLLNGCLIEAAFWIAEEGAPPERLSEALQALELMLQGWKAA; via the coding sequence ATGATCGAAGCCACCAGAGCCAAGCTGATCAGCGCGGCGCGCAGCGCTTTCGCCGAGCATGGCTATGCCCAGGCAGCGATGGACGAGTTGACCGCGCAGGCCGGTTTGACGCGCGGCGCGCTCTATCACCACTTTGGTGGCAAGCCTGGTCTGCTGGCTGCCGTGGTGGCGCAGATGGATGAAGAAATGGACCAGCGGCTGGAGCTCGTGCTGCGAGGCCATGCCGATCCATGGGAAGGCTTTCTGGCCTATTGCCGGGCCTATCTGGCCATGGCGCAGGAGGCTGAGATTCGTCGCATCGTGCTGCAGGATGCGCGCTCTGTGCTCACCGGTACCGATCAGGGGCAGCAGCATCAGCAATGCATTGCTTTTATCGCGGGCTTTTTGCAGCAGCTCATCGACGAGGGCATCATCGTGAATGCCAGTGCAGCGGCGCTGGCAAGGTTGCTCAACGGCTGCCTGATCGAAGCGGCTTTCTGGATTGCCGAGGAGGGTGCCCCGCCCGAGCGCCTGAGCGAGGCCCTGCAGGCGCTGGAGCTGATGCTGCAGGGCTGGAAGGCGGCCTGA
- a CDS encoding class I SAM-dependent methyltransferase, producing MTQQDTEAARKTRTGHWSTYPTTKARRIDGFYKTHPTDAHARNVMVSALSSVLEKGRVLDVGCGTGDVTVAIHDAGYEVTGLDISKGMLEVFKENSGHRDIPLIIGDIFEMKAPEQKFDAITCRYVFSHYQDFGLLLGKISEYVRPGGYMIFDTFASEAIENASTLLDKPADEISSKVFGTLANFSDSELEKFCSDNNLSLVARHASAFFHRNPLFAAHASDIATYDSELAAHTDHPEVRKFMSWFQAAVASKLPSNLSGAVINIVQKLPA from the coding sequence ATGACGCAGCAAGACACAGAAGCCGCACGGAAGACACGGACTGGACACTGGAGCACATATCCGACGACAAAGGCTCGGCGTATCGATGGTTTCTACAAGACCCACCCCACCGATGCACATGCACGGAACGTCATGGTTTCGGCGCTGTCCTCAGTGCTGGAGAAAGGGCGAGTTCTGGATGTCGGCTGCGGCACCGGAGATGTCACGGTCGCCATTCATGACGCAGGCTATGAGGTGACGGGTCTCGACATCTCAAAAGGCATGCTTGAGGTGTTCAAGGAGAATTCAGGTCATCGCGATATCCCCCTCATCATTGGCGATATCTTTGAAATGAAGGCACCCGAGCAGAAATTCGATGCAATTACCTGCCGCTATGTTTTTTCGCACTACCAAGACTTCGGCTTACTGCTAGGAAAAATATCCGAGTACGTTCGCCCAGGCGGTTACATGATCTTTGACACCTTCGCCAGCGAAGCCATCGAGAATGCCTCTACGCTTCTTGATAAACCTGCTGACGAAATCTCAAGCAAAGTATTCGGCACCTTAGCGAACTTCTCCGATTCAGAACTTGAAAAATTCTGCTCGGACAACAATCTTTCGCTTGTTGCACGCCATGCGTCCGCATTTTTTCACCGCAATCCATTGTTTGCGGCACATGCCTCAGACATCGCCACTTATGACAGTGAACTTGCCGCACACACAGACCATCCTGAGGTGCGCAAGTTCATGTCGTGGTTCCAGGCTGCTGTTGCGTCAAAGCTGCCGTCCAACCTCAGCGGTGCCGTTATCAATATCGTTCAGAAGCTGCCGGCATAA
- a CDS encoding sialidase family protein: MTTYHTGNPLGSEDPRDLFDNAQNLDRAANSQSDEVWVDRKGAVRKTWHGIEQQAQLDIGQAVAQATEEAGSYRDQAQEARDGAVAAASAVGPVKAFETYAQAEQGLTELNEGDIVEVLRDEMRHSSRTRYRVDQGALTFLIALEQFQPGFPGAVSRPVQSKLEEVAISAADIGTTGDGTTDDTARFTVLEGHVTGRPVDLLGRTYSVTALPNGNDYFNGAFLVGGRYIPQHNLPQAHPWANPAPHFKAISAGYDAVRGLNAAFLPLPSTVPVAYRSQGLLIWREGRYHTFETTSSIKMARTFDAGSTLFDEKVIFKDPAGLDARNMNFAFMGGTRIGVFAGRYSASAPSAQYAPVFLYSDDWGTTWSSAILTLPEGALGGSPCSPSADGGVIHHYPASVGGHDTDGWITYVYGQTGSNTATGYFVTLDNGLSWTYGSIFSHAGPERLTETSVCRVGSEDKWLMVMRDNRVATAPAYLVSTSTNMVDWAPWAASASAAGRNPPALIYDRGSFYLFAPSRQAREILMDRGSQLLYMKVNARAAFEDPIGVWNTPWRDLGTMTYWPTGPLYMHCDERGRWWGLFQTGETGQAGADQDSLQMVLISNSPTVAADVKEVVRLIPKRNIFVNGDFQIWNEGTTRNSAAGRVFGPERWSLGRTSSPSTGVTVSQVAGVKRRFATRIQRAAGDTNAAGAINFGYTFEQDETVEYAGKAITIGFDIRRGAGMDSGIFVRFGYSTSASEQAVTALNGAFTTSNVTVSDLAVPVDSYSRHALLRYDIPPDAKQMRFSVLMTGGASVAGAEHWIDIEGFYGVLGQVDSQPLPRSVAEDSILCARHCNKTYGAPDAPGAVSDAGALQERSRGTEASAAVNMAWRFPVSMRAKPTVTVFSTTGTSGNLRNVTSGADVAAIADAIGQSGVIIINNAAVTSGAICRVHALATARL, encoded by the coding sequence ATGACCACTTACCACACAGGCAACCCTTTGGGAAGCGAGGATCCGCGCGATCTGTTTGATAACGCCCAGAACTTGGATCGTGCTGCAAACTCTCAGTCGGATGAGGTTTGGGTTGACCGAAAAGGAGCTGTGCGCAAAACGTGGCACGGCATTGAGCAGCAGGCGCAGTTAGACATCGGCCAAGCCGTAGCGCAAGCAACAGAAGAGGCCGGCAGTTATCGGGATCAGGCCCAGGAAGCGCGCGATGGTGCAGTTGCTGCGGCCAGCGCTGTGGGTCCTGTCAAAGCCTTCGAAACCTATGCTCAAGCTGAGCAGGGTCTAACAGAGCTCAACGAAGGCGACATTGTTGAAGTGTTGCGCGACGAGATGCGCCATAGCTCTCGTACACGCTATCGCGTTGATCAAGGTGCGCTTACTTTCTTGATTGCGCTTGAGCAGTTTCAGCCAGGCTTTCCAGGGGCGGTTTCCCGTCCAGTTCAAAGCAAGCTGGAGGAGGTGGCAATAAGTGCTGCGGATATCGGCACCACAGGCGATGGCACCACCGACGATACGGCACGTTTTACAGTACTGGAAGGTCATGTGACTGGTCGCCCGGTTGACCTGCTTGGGCGTACATATTCGGTGACTGCGCTGCCTAACGGAAACGACTATTTCAACGGGGCGTTTCTCGTTGGCGGTCGCTACATACCCCAACACAACTTACCGCAAGCTCATCCTTGGGCAAACCCTGCGCCACATTTCAAGGCAATTAGTGCTGGGTATGACGCCGTTCGTGGCCTGAATGCCGCGTTCTTGCCATTGCCCTCAACGGTGCCCGTTGCGTATCGATCGCAGGGGCTTTTGATTTGGCGTGAAGGGCGCTATCACACGTTCGAGACAACTTCCTCTATCAAGATGGCTCGGACATTTGATGCCGGTTCCACCCTTTTTGATGAGAAGGTGATTTTCAAAGATCCGGCGGGCTTGGATGCGCGCAACATGAACTTTGCGTTTATGGGCGGAACGCGAATTGGAGTATTTGCCGGTCGATACAGCGCCAGTGCTCCGTCTGCCCAATACGCCCCAGTGTTTCTATACTCAGACGATTGGGGCACGACCTGGAGCTCAGCAATCCTGACTCTTCCCGAGGGCGCATTGGGCGGATCGCCGTGCTCTCCATCAGCAGACGGCGGTGTCATACATCACTACCCTGCTTCCGTTGGAGGGCACGATACTGACGGCTGGATTACCTATGTTTATGGTCAGACGGGAAGTAACACCGCGACTGGCTATTTCGTCACGCTGGACAACGGGCTGAGTTGGACCTACGGATCGATCTTCAGTCACGCTGGGCCTGAGCGCTTGACCGAAACTTCCGTGTGTCGAGTGGGTAGCGAGGACAAGTGGTTGATGGTGATGCGGGACAACCGAGTCGCCACCGCACCTGCCTACCTGGTAAGCACCTCGACCAACATGGTCGACTGGGCCCCCTGGGCTGCGAGTGCCAGTGCAGCTGGACGCAATCCCCCCGCCCTGATCTACGATCGTGGATCGTTCTATCTTTTCGCGCCATCTCGCCAGGCGCGCGAGATCCTGATGGATCGTGGAAGCCAACTGCTCTACATGAAAGTTAATGCACGAGCAGCATTTGAAGATCCGATTGGAGTCTGGAACACCCCTTGGCGAGATCTAGGAACCATGACGTACTGGCCCACGGGGCCGCTTTACATGCACTGCGACGAGCGGGGCCGCTGGTGGGGTCTATTTCAGACGGGGGAAACTGGGCAGGCGGGTGCGGACCAGGACAGCCTGCAGATGGTCCTGATATCGAACAGCCCGACAGTAGCGGCCGATGTGAAAGAAGTGGTTCGACTCATACCGAAGCGGAACATCTTCGTGAACGGAGATTTCCAGATCTGGAACGAAGGCACGACTCGAAACTCTGCAGCAGGCAGGGTCTTCGGGCCAGAGCGTTGGAGCCTTGGGCGCACGAGTTCGCCGTCGACAGGCGTGACTGTCTCTCAGGTGGCCGGCGTAAAGCGTCGGTTTGCCACCAGAATCCAGCGCGCCGCAGGAGATACCAATGCAGCTGGCGCGATTAACTTCGGCTATACGTTTGAGCAGGACGAGACGGTGGAGTATGCGGGCAAGGCGATCACTATCGGGTTTGATATTCGTCGCGGAGCCGGTATGGATTCGGGCATTTTCGTGCGGTTCGGATATTCCACAAGTGCCAGCGAACAGGCCGTGACGGCGTTGAATGGTGCATTCACGACTTCAAACGTAACGGTTTCGGATCTGGCCGTGCCTGTTGATTCTTACTCGCGCCACGCTCTTCTTCGATACGACATTCCACCGGACGCGAAGCAGATGAGGTTCTCCGTCCTTATGACAGGGGGAGCTTCGGTTGCAGGAGCGGAGCACTGGATCGACATTGAAGGGTTCTACGGAGTCCTTGGGCAAGTGGATAGCCAGCCGCTGCCGCGTTCAGTGGCTGAGGATTCGATTCTGTGCGCCAGACACTGCAATAAGACCTATGGCGCTCCTGATGCCCCAGGGGCTGTCTCGGATGCAGGAGCGTTGCAGGAACGGTCTCGCGGTACAGAGGCGTCGGCTGCAGTGAATATGGCTTGGAGGTTCCCTGTGTCCATGCGTGCCAAGCCAACAGTGACAGTTTTTTCTACCACCGGCACCAGCGGGAATCTACGCAATGTGACTTCAGGTGCGGATGTGGCAGCTATCGCAGACGCGATCGGCCAAAGCGGGGTAATCATCATCAACAATGCTGCTGTGACAAGCGGCGCTATCTGCCGGGTACATGCTCTGGCAACTGCGAGGCTCTGA
- a CDS encoding MFS transporter, which produces MLNAYRKLFTAPGSTGFVLAGLLARLPLSMTGIGLITMLSQQRGAYTLAGMVSACFALSIAVLAPRISALVDRYGQFRVLPFAAASSALSMLALLACAHWQGPDWLLLVLAAAVGSLPSMPAMVRARWTAIYSGTPQLQTAFALEGVLDDLAFIVGPPLSVGLSMLLFPEAGPLAAALFLIIGVGLFVVQRRTEPPVSPHTDSEKGRTSSMLRQPVVRTLALFMLAQGVIVGVIDVASVAFATAQGQPGMASVVLSFYALGSCAMGLLFGTLRLQMPLSRQIVWVGASVAISALPLLLASNLTALTLAVLLAGITFGPTITVAMSLVEQQVHTNRLTEGMTWLLTGLASGVALGAAAAGWLIDHWGAQQSFVLTLLAGGAMWLWGVQAGRQADRASAPGMTAINM; this is translated from the coding sequence ATGTTGAATGCTTACCGCAAGCTGTTTACGGCGCCGGGCAGCACGGGTTTTGTGCTGGCCGGGCTGTTGGCGCGACTTCCGCTGTCCATGACGGGGATCGGCTTGATCACCATGCTGTCGCAGCAGCGCGGCGCCTATACGCTGGCAGGCATGGTGTCGGCCTGTTTCGCGCTCTCGATTGCCGTTCTGGCACCGCGCATCTCGGCGTTGGTTGACCGTTACGGCCAGTTCAGGGTGCTGCCGTTTGCGGCCGCCAGCAGTGCGCTGTCCATGCTGGCGCTGCTTGCCTGTGCCCACTGGCAGGGACCGGACTGGCTGCTGCTGGTACTGGCCGCTGCCGTCGGCAGCCTGCCCAGCATGCCAGCGATGGTTCGCGCCCGCTGGACGGCAATCTACAGCGGTACGCCTCAGTTGCAGACAGCGTTTGCCCTGGAGGGCGTGCTCGATGATCTGGCCTTTATCGTCGGCCCGCCACTGTCGGTGGGCCTCAGCATGCTGCTGTTCCCTGAGGCCGGCCCGCTGGCTGCGGCGCTGTTCCTCATCATCGGCGTGGGCCTGTTTGTGGTGCAACGCCGCACCGAACCACCTGTCAGCCCGCATACCGACTCGGAAAAAGGCAGGACTTCGTCGATGCTGCGCCAGCCTGTGGTGCGCACGCTGGCGCTGTTCATGCTGGCGCAAGGCGTCATCGTGGGCGTGATCGATGTGGCCAGCGTGGCCTTTGCCACGGCACAGGGCCAGCCTGGCATGGCCAGTGTGGTGCTGTCCTTCTATGCACTGGGCTCCTGCGCCATGGGCTTGCTGTTTGGCACGCTACGCCTGCAGATGCCGCTCAGCCGCCAGATCGTCTGGGTCGGGGCATCGGTCGCCATCTCCGCCCTGCCCCTGCTGCTGGCCAGCAATCTGACCGCACTCACGCTGGCCGTACTGCTGGCAGGCATTACCTTTGGCCCGACGATTACCGTGGCCATGAGCCTGGTGGAGCAGCAGGTACACACCAACCGCCTGACCGAGGGCATGACCTGGCTGCTGACCGGCCTCGCCAGCGGCGTGGCCCTGGGTGCAGCCGCTGCCGGCTGGCTGATCGACCACTGGGGCGCACAGCAATCGTTTGTGCTGACACTGCTGGCGGGCGGCGCCATGTGGCTGTGGGGCGTGCAAGCCGGACGGCAAGCCGACCGGGCGTCGGCACCGGGCATGACGGCCATCAACATGTGA
- a CDS encoding LysR family transcriptional regulator, whose translation MIERIHLAIVQQVEKQGSLTAAADVLCVTQSALSHSMRKLEAQLGTDVWLREGRSLRLTQAGQYLLAVANRVLPQLDLAESRLQQFAQGERGSLRIGMECHPCYQWLLKIVSPYLAAWPDVDVDVKQKFQFGGIGALFGYEIDMLVTPDPLFKPGLHFEPVFDYEQVLVVAADHALAQAGHVKPGDLSREVLITYPVAVDRLDIYTQFLLPKGIAPRRHKTIETTDIMMQMVASGRGVAALPRWLALEYAEKMAVVPVKLGSKGIAKQIYLGAREAELHTDYLQAFIALARAPGLALPAAAPPQKDS comes from the coding sequence ATGATTGAGCGTATCCATCTCGCCATCGTGCAACAGGTTGAAAAACAAGGCTCTTTGACTGCGGCAGCCGATGTGTTGTGCGTCACACAGTCCGCCCTGAGCCACAGCATGAGAAAGCTGGAAGCCCAGCTCGGCACCGATGTCTGGCTGCGTGAAGGGCGCAGCCTGCGCTTGACGCAGGCGGGTCAATACCTGCTGGCGGTGGCCAATCGCGTGCTGCCTCAGCTGGATCTGGCCGAGTCACGTTTGCAGCAATTTGCCCAGGGAGAGCGTGGCAGCTTGCGCATCGGCATGGAATGCCATCCTTGCTACCAGTGGCTGCTGAAAATCGTCTCACCCTATCTGGCCGCCTGGCCCGATGTGGACGTGGACGTGAAGCAGAAGTTTCAGTTTGGCGGCATCGGTGCGCTGTTCGGCTATGAGATCGACATGCTGGTCACCCCCGATCCGCTGTTCAAGCCGGGTCTGCACTTTGAGCCCGTCTTTGACTATGAGCAGGTGCTGGTGGTGGCTGCGGATCACGCCCTGGCCCAGGCCGGCCATGTCAAGCCAGGTGATCTGTCTCGCGAGGTGCTGATTACCTATCCCGTGGCCGTAGACCGGCTCGATATCTATACCCAGTTTTTGCTGCCCAAAGGCATTGCCCCCAGGCGCCATAAAACCATAGAGACCACCGACATCATGATGCAGATGGTCGCCAGCGGCCGGGGTGTCGCGGCCCTGCCGCGCTGGCTGGCTCTGGAATATGCCGAAAAGATGGCCGTCGTACCCGTGAAGCTGGGCAGCAAGGGGATAGCCAAGCAGATCTACCTCGGCGCGCGCGAGGCAGAGTTGCATACCGACTATCTACAGGCCTTTATTGCGCTGGCACGAGCACCTGGCCTGGCTCTGCCTGCTGCGGCACCTCCTCAGAAAGACTCCTGA
- the metE gene encoding 5-methyltetrahydropteroyltriglutamate--homocysteine S-methyltransferase: protein MTTIHNLGFPRIGAKRELKFALESYWRGETSRDALKALGAELRQRHWGAQQELDWVPVGDFAFYDQVLDMSFTLGNLPERVQGFEGDALDNYFRVARGRSAITAEFRSTGHTHCCAGVAAGEMTKWFDTNYHYIVPEFSSTTEFKLDASRLLEQLAEARAQGIQAKPVLIGPVTYLALGKAKDGAGKLELLQRLLPVYAQLLDVLATQGVEWVQMDEPILVTELDGDWQHAFNTAYHHLKSCRVKLLLATYFGQLAENKYLAANLPVAGLHIDAVNGQDDVRQLLGLLPAHKVLSLGVINGRNIWKTDLNAVLDWVEPLAERLGERLWIAPSCSLLHVPVDLNSEQRLDPDIKSWLAYALQKLDELRVLGNALRHGRDCVKPELADNAAALAARRSSPRVHSPAVQAAIRQISPEQGQRQSSYEARAPKQARLLKLPAFPTTTIGSFPQTAEIRQARSEFKAGRLDFARYQGAMRAEIERCVQEQEALGLDVLVHGEAERNDMVEYFGEQLDGYAFSQFGWVQSYGSRCVKPPILFGDISRPKAMTTEWIQYAQSLTRKPMKGMLTGPVTILNWSFVRDDQPRATSCYQLALAIRAEVLDLERAGVRVIQIDEAALREGLPLRKSQWQEYLHWAVESFRISANGVADATQIHTHMCYSEFNDIMASIAAMDADVITIETSRSDMELLKAFEHFDYPNEIGPGVYDIHSPNIPTKADILQLMQKAAERIPAERLWVNPDCGLKTRQWAEVIPALQHMVDAAKTLRQGVALTETV, encoded by the coding sequence ATGACGACTATTCACAACCTGGGCTTTCCTCGCATCGGCGCAAAGCGCGAATTGAAGTTCGCGCTGGAGTCCTACTGGAGAGGCGAGACCTCGCGCGATGCGCTCAAGGCGCTGGGCGCCGAGCTGCGCCAACGCCACTGGGGTGCCCAGCAAGAGCTGGACTGGGTGCCCGTGGGCGACTTCGCTTTCTACGACCAGGTACTGGACATGAGCTTTACGCTGGGCAATCTGCCCGAACGGGTGCAAGGCTTCGAAGGCGATGCGCTGGACAACTACTTTCGCGTGGCCCGCGGCCGTTCGGCCATCACGGCCGAATTCCGCAGTACCGGCCACACCCACTGCTGCGCTGGCGTCGCCGCTGGCGAGATGACCAAGTGGTTTGACACCAACTACCACTACATCGTGCCCGAGTTCAGCTCGACCACCGAATTCAAGCTCGATGCATCGCGCCTGCTGGAACAACTGGCCGAAGCCAGGGCACAAGGCATACAGGCCAAACCGGTTCTCATCGGCCCCGTCACCTATCTGGCGCTGGGCAAGGCCAAGGACGGCGCCGGCAAGCTGGAGCTGCTGCAACGCCTGCTGCCAGTCTATGCCCAGCTGCTGGATGTGCTGGCGACCCAGGGCGTGGAATGGGTGCAGATGGACGAGCCCATTCTGGTCACCGAGCTCGATGGCGACTGGCAACATGCGTTCAACACTGCCTACCACCACCTCAAGAGCTGCAGGGTCAAGCTGCTGCTGGCGACCTATTTCGGCCAGTTGGCCGAGAACAAGTATCTGGCAGCAAACCTGCCCGTGGCCGGCCTGCACATCGATGCCGTCAATGGTCAGGACGATGTGCGGCAACTGCTGGGTCTGCTTCCTGCACACAAGGTGTTGTCCCTGGGGGTGATCAACGGCCGCAATATCTGGAAAACCGATCTGAATGCCGTGCTCGACTGGGTGGAGCCGCTGGCCGAGCGCCTAGGCGAGCGTCTCTGGATTGCGCCATCGTGCTCCTTGCTGCATGTACCCGTGGATCTGAACAGCGAGCAAAGGCTGGATCCCGACATCAAGTCCTGGCTGGCCTATGCGCTGCAAAAGCTCGATGAGCTGCGCGTGCTGGGCAATGCTTTGCGCCATGGCCGAGATTGCGTCAAGCCCGAACTGGCCGATAACGCTGCCGCTCTGGCCGCCCGCCGCAGCTCTCCCCGCGTCCACAGCCCTGCGGTGCAAGCGGCAATCAGGCAGATCAGCCCCGAGCAGGGCCAGCGCCAGAGCAGCTACGAAGCACGCGCCCCCAAGCAAGCCCGCCTGCTCAAGCTGCCAGCCTTCCCGACCACCACCATCGGCTCTTTCCCACAGACGGCAGAGATCCGCCAGGCACGCAGCGAATTCAAGGCCGGTCGCCTGGATTTCGCCCGCTACCAAGGCGCCATGCGCGCCGAGATCGAACGCTGCGTGCAAGAGCAGGAGGCCCTGGGGCTGGACGTGCTCGTGCATGGCGAGGCCGAGCGCAACGACATGGTCGAATATTTCGGCGAACAGCTCGACGGTTATGCCTTCAGCCAGTTCGGCTGGGTCCAGTCCTATGGCTCACGCTGCGTCAAGCCGCCCATTCTGTTCGGCGACATCAGCCGCCCCAAGGCGATGACGACGGAATGGATCCAGTACGCCCAGTCCTTGACCCGCAAACCCATGAAAGGCATGCTGACAGGCCCGGTCACCATTCTGAACTGGTCATTCGTGCGCGACGACCAGCCGCGCGCCACATCCTGCTATCAGCTGGCTCTGGCGATTCGCGCAGAAGTGCTGGATCTGGAAAGAGCCGGCGTGCGCGTGATCCAGATCGACGAGGCCGCATTGCGCGAGGGCTTGCCATTGCGCAAATCACAATGGCAGGAATACCTGCACTGGGCCGTGGAGTCATTCCGCATCAGCGCCAATGGCGTTGCCGATGCAACCCAGATTCACACCCATATGTGCTATTCGGAGTTCAACGACATCATGGCGTCGATTGCGGCCATGGATGCCGACGTGATCACCATAGAGACTTCGCGCTCGGACATGGAGTTGCTGAAGGCTTTCGAGCACTTCGACTACCCCAATGAGATCGGCCCGGGGGTCTACGACATCCACTCGCCCAATATTCCCACCAAGGCAGACATTCTGCAGCTCATGCAGAAGGCCGCAGAGCGCATTCCCGCCGAACGCCTCTGGGTCAATCCCGACTGCGGCCTCAAGACACGCCAATGGGCCGAAGTGATTCCCGCTCTGCAGCATATGGTAGACGCCGCCAAGACCTTGCGCCAAGGTGTCGCGCTGACCGAAACCGTCTGA